A section of the Candidatus Hydrogenedens sp. genome encodes:
- a CDS encoding acyl-CoA dehydrogenase family protein yields MFDFMMTEEQIKLRDEAREFAKWVPRELILDMDADKVQFPREFLKEAGKRNLLGIRIPKEYGGRGLNWVDDIIVAEEVGVASYSLACLWGVGGDIVAEAIVAFGSDELKKEIVIPLLRGEVCTAECLTEPRGGSDFFGATTKAKKVGGDWVITGQKRFIVGAEGADWFMVYAVTNPDGQDHERLTCFMVPRTKGVETKYIYGLMGVRGGGAGRLILNEVKVPERFALNGINGGFDVFVRNMIPERLGTSAMTIGSVRPAIEIATKYTSRRKAFGQPIANFQAVGFKVADSVMLLDASRAMVYSTARAVDSGKVHPGRIRRMISQTKKFVTESAWTIANNCMQVMGGIGYTNIYPLERIVRDIRLSMIWVGTNEIMDLIIQNEWYKEALRPEATNKSRDVELDAPHADQIEEKVFE; encoded by the coding sequence ATGTTCGATTTTATGATGACTGAAGAGCAGATAAAACTTCGTGATGAAGCCCGTGAATTTGCAAAATGGGTTCCCCGTGAATTAATTCTCGATATGGATGCAGATAAAGTGCAGTTTCCCCGTGAATTTTTGAAAGAAGCTGGCAAACGAAACCTATTGGGAATACGGATTCCAAAAGAATATGGTGGACGTGGGTTAAACTGGGTTGATGACATTATCGTTGCAGAGGAGGTAGGTGTTGCGAGCTACTCATTGGCGTGTCTCTGGGGTGTCGGTGGAGATATTGTTGCAGAGGCAATAGTTGCCTTTGGTTCTGATGAATTAAAAAAGGAGATAGTTATCCCTCTTCTACGTGGTGAAGTATGTACCGCAGAATGTCTAACCGAACCACGAGGAGGCTCCGATTTCTTCGGTGCAACTACTAAAGCCAAGAAAGTAGGTGGTGACTGGGTTATTACAGGACAAAAACGGTTTATTGTAGGTGCGGAAGGTGCAGATTGGTTTATGGTTTATGCAGTAACAAACCCAGATGGACAAGACCATGAACGACTAACATGCTTCATGGTGCCCAGAACGAAAGGGGTAGAAACAAAATACATCTATGGTTTAATGGGCGTGCGTGGTGGAGGTGCTGGTAGGCTTATTCTTAACGAAGTGAAAGTTCCAGAACGTTTTGCCTTGAACGGCATTAATGGCGGATTCGATGTCTTTGTGCGAAATATGATACCAGAGCGGTTGGGGACTTCCGCAATGACTATCGGTTCCGTACGTCCAGCCATCGAAATTGCTACAAAGTATACGTCACGACGAAAAGCATTCGGACAGCCCATTGCAAATTTTCAAGCGGTCGGATTTAAAGTGGCAGACAGTGTTATGCTCCTTGATGCCTCACGGGCTATGGTGTATAGCACCGCACGGGCAGTCGATTCTGGAAAAGTGCATCCAGGACGAATACGACGAATGATTTCACAAACTAAAAAATTTGTTACTGAATCTGCTTGGACTATCGCAAACAATTGTATGCAAGTTATGGGCGGTATTGGCTATACGAATATCTACCCATTAGAACGAATTGTCCGTGACATCCGCCTCTCTATGATTTGGGTCGGCACTAATGAGATTATGGACCTGATTATTCAAAATGAATGGTACAAAGAAGCCTTACGACCTGAGGCGACAAACAAAAGTAGAGATGTCGAACTCGATGCACCACATGCTGACCAAATAGAGGAAAAAGTTTTTGAGTAA
- a CDS encoding alpha/beta hydrolase translates to MWQNSEKYQWSVFTLKPWAMQTGSQYFNTRCLMYEPPNRSRSGRMLLIPLYYSITEFLMIPYIFAKELAGEIKIIAPKRLLDTPLGNYIAQRGLDIYSILDEPQKWLEDQQKKDIYFLWFPYGLFMDKEQSLMYHLGIKSIRGLIDEIQKEYHLLWSTHPKEETSGKTIHQNLEETSIYIFNTHFCPSVFNSNPLDSICDISYEELAYGALKTIDTENTLLDDKHLLEIIFVKYPLNFLLNASDESVKQLFGKFQGLTSPDFETLLFTLIQTLLPLKYTWKSFRNRFLLLLEHTINSTSSSIAEDLKTVYNKILTGELFSPWDKTIDFLQKCGYCERQTKGLRVFASSTTAYRNDPYRLLRKLRIINSESVLPQDKKVLNKIKWVPDLFLSRRCALNLYYSDVNIFEDDYMKAFHPEWSKDAEVGKPFFKHVSGARVGVVFCHGYLSAPMEVRALAEYIYRCGYSVYGVRLKGHGTSPLDLANTSWTEWYDALNRGIACMLACCEKVFLCGFSAGGCLVLSATANKQNHIAGVISISAPLKLQNYAIHLVPTISTLNVVLKKFGGGGWELFDHHPENPHINYQKNPLGGLRQLRLLMEQTEELLPQITVPALIIQGSNDQTVNPDSAQIIFQNIRSEQKQLLMFNRARHGILNSSGKEQIFSAVEGFISEIAKSNP, encoded by the coding sequence ATGTGGCAGAACTCAGAAAAATATCAGTGGTCTGTATTTACTCTAAAACCATGGGCAATGCAAACAGGAAGCCAGTATTTTAATACCCGCTGTTTGATGTATGAACCACCGAATCGTTCACGTTCAGGACGAATGCTCCTTATCCCCTTATATTATTCCATAACAGAGTTTCTTATGATACCGTACATATTTGCAAAGGAATTAGCAGGGGAAATTAAAATTATTGCTCCTAAAAGATTATTGGACACTCCGCTCGGAAATTACATTGCGCAAAGAGGACTGGATATTTACTCAATCTTAGATGAACCTCAAAAATGGCTTGAAGACCAACAAAAAAAGGACATATATTTCCTGTGGTTTCCCTATGGTTTATTTATGGATAAAGAACAATCTTTGATGTATCATCTCGGAATAAAAAGTATTCGAGGACTTATTGACGAGATTCAGAAAGAATACCACCTTCTCTGGAGCACACATCCGAAAGAGGAAACCTCAGGAAAGACTATTCACCAGAATTTGGAAGAAACATCTATCTATATTTTCAATACCCATTTTTGCCCTTCCGTATTTAATTCCAATCCTTTAGATAGCATTTGTGATATATCATACGAAGAGTTAGCATACGGTGCGTTAAAAACGATAGACACGGAAAATACATTGCTTGACGATAAACATCTATTAGAGATAATTTTTGTAAAATACCCACTGAATTTTCTCCTTAATGCCTCAGATGAATCTGTTAAACAATTGTTCGGCAAATTTCAGGGTTTAACATCCCCTGATTTTGAAACCCTTCTTTTTACGTTAATTCAGACCTTGCTTCCCCTAAAATATACGTGGAAGAGTTTTCGAAATCGCTTCCTCTTACTTTTGGAACATACGATAAATAGTACATCATCAAGCATTGCTGAAGACTTGAAAACTGTTTACAATAAAATTTTAACTGGTGAATTGTTTTCTCCATGGGATAAGACTATCGACTTTCTTCAAAAATGTGGGTATTGTGAAAGACAAACAAAAGGATTGCGAGTTTTTGCGTCATCAACCACAGCATATCGCAATGACCCATACCGATTATTACGAAAATTAAGGATTATAAATAGTGAGTCGGTTCTCCCACAAGATAAAAAGGTACTAAATAAAATTAAGTGGGTGCCCGACCTATTTTTATCCAGAAGATGTGCCCTAAACTTATATTATTCTGATGTAAACATATTTGAAGATGACTATATGAAAGCCTTCCATCCAGAATGGAGTAAAGATGCGGAAGTAGGAAAACCTTTTTTCAAGCATGTCTCTGGTGCACGTGTTGGTGTTGTATTTTGCCATGGATACCTATCAGCACCTATGGAAGTCCGTGCATTAGCGGAATATATATACCGCTGTGGTTACTCTGTGTATGGTGTTCGACTTAAAGGGCATGGTACATCACCGTTAGATCTTGCAAATACTTCATGGACAGAATGGTATGATGCCTTAAACCGTGGTATTGCATGTATGCTCGCTTGTTGTGAAAAGGTGTTTTTATGCGGGTTCTCCGCTGGCGGTTGCCTTGTCTTATCAGCCACTGCGAATAAACAAAATCACATTGCAGGTGTAATTAGTATCTCAGCCCCACTTAAACTGCAGAATTATGCTATTCATCTTGTTCCTACAATATCCACCTTAAATGTCGTTCTCAAGAAATTTGGTGGTGGTGGCTGGGAACTGTTTGACCATCATCCCGAAAATCCACACATCAACTATCAAAAAAATCCGTTAGGTGGATTGCGACAACTTCGGCTACTGATGGAACAAACGGAGGAACTCCTTCCACAGATTACCGTTCCAGCCCTTATAATTCAGGGTTCCAATGACCAAACGGTTAATCCTGACAGTGCACAAATTATCTTCCAAAATATACGCTCAGAACAAAAACAACTTCTTATGTTCAATCGTGCACGACACGGAATATTAAACAGTTCTGGAAAAGAACAAATATTTTCAGCAGTTGAAGGTTTTATATCGGAGATAGCAAAATCAAACCCATGA
- a CDS encoding PilZ domain-containing protein, which produces MSKFKKRDEDKQKISETKTELPKQDLREYARCHICLSAEVRLSNGILLEGQTENISMKGLWFRTEKTFPKNTPVRIHLFLTGTQDKQALNIKGTVVRIEADGMGIKFEEVDSDSAEHLQHLLIYNSSEVGHASKEK; this is translated from the coding sequence ATGTCAAAGTTTAAGAAAAGAGATGAAGATAAACAAAAGATAAGTGAGACGAAAACGGAACTACCGAAGCAGGATTTAAGGGAATATGCCCGATGCCATATTTGCTTGAGTGCAGAAGTGCGTCTCTCGAATGGTATCTTGTTAGAAGGGCAAACAGAAAATATAAGTATGAAAGGACTATGGTTCCGAACAGAAAAAACGTTTCCTAAAAATACACCTGTGAGAATCCATCTATTTCTAACGGGGACGCAAGATAAGCAGGCATTGAATATCAAGGGAACAGTTGTCCGTATTGAAGCCGATGGGATGGGAATCAAATTTGAAGAAGTAGATTCGGATAGTGCAGAGCATCTACAACATTTGCTCATTTACAATTCGTCAGAAGTCGGTCATGCCAGTAAAGAAAAATAA
- a CDS encoding oligosaccharide flippase family protein produces the protein MSNTLHIRKSGVLEGAFWSWLSTVVNLLALLIVGKLFAISLNKEEVAVFSLLLVWSDGFVLFFGYGLQVSIPKLIGGASDETKGYLSETILTFSIINAIIISLITFLIWGLLMWSPLRPSISNSSLLFSYFWVVPLLFVVGLLRDILLSNLSGFQVFGKRALGVTIASILQVLFSVVVLVVMQGKIISLSFAYIISYLLTVILLWFSLPTQHIFHLDTQHITSAIKFSWILWINSILNYLVQRFDTVILLYLTGSPAQVALYEMAKRLIHIVSRMLNSLLLPYLPRISELLAGNQQREAEQFFTQAQNAIAILSFVGIMCFPFVQKIVILVLFSREYLQMDTILIPLLAGIVIAVLTGISGQTLIASNRPYIVTITNIGTVAINLGLNFLLIPRFGMIGSAWSALISFLFSYLAQTIWVKRTCIHFEWHRILIPQLVFAVFLISNSFFKMPIWSNSLFILVSIIITYYFQLIPFEYLYRRLKSLVGLKT, from the coding sequence ATGAGCAACACGTTACATATACGGAAATCTGGCGTTTTGGAAGGGGCTTTTTGGTCCTGGTTAAGCACTGTTGTCAATCTTCTTGCCTTGCTAATTGTCGGAAAACTGTTTGCCATTTCATTAAACAAAGAGGAAGTGGCTGTCTTTTCCTTGTTGTTAGTGTGGTCAGATGGATTTGTTCTCTTCTTTGGTTACGGATTACAAGTATCTATTCCAAAACTAATCGGTGGAGCATCGGATGAAACCAAAGGTTATCTTTCAGAAACAATACTTACCTTTTCTATTATTAACGCTATCATTATCTCCCTGATAACATTCCTAATCTGGGGGCTTCTTATGTGGAGTCCACTACGGCCATCCATTTCAAATTCTTCATTACTCTTTTCTTATTTCTGGGTTGTCCCACTGTTATTTGTTGTTGGATTATTACGTGATATTTTACTATCGAATCTCTCAGGCTTTCAGGTATTCGGTAAACGTGCATTAGGGGTTACTATTGCATCTATCTTACAGGTATTATTCTCGGTCGTGGTACTCGTAGTCATGCAGGGGAAAATTATTTCGCTCTCCTTCGCTTACATTATAAGTTACCTTTTAACAGTCATCCTTCTTTGGTTCTCATTACCAACACAACATATATTTCATTTAGACACACAACATATTACATCTGCCATAAAGTTCAGTTGGATATTATGGATAAATTCAATATTAAACTATCTTGTGCAACGATTTGATACGGTAATACTTCTTTACTTAACAGGTAGCCCAGCACAAGTAGCACTGTATGAAATGGCAAAACGATTAATACATATCGTCTCACGTATGCTAAACTCATTACTCCTTCCATATCTTCCCCGCATTTCCGAACTCCTTGCAGGAAATCAACAACGGGAAGCAGAACAATTCTTTACTCAAGCCCAAAATGCAATCGCTATACTAAGTTTTGTCGGAATCATGTGTTTTCCATTTGTTCAAAAGATAGTTATCTTAGTCCTATTTTCTCGTGAATATTTGCAAATGGATACCATTCTAATCCCTTTACTTGCTGGTATTGTTATTGCAGTATTAACAGGTATTTCTGGACAAACTTTGATAGCATCTAATAGACCATATATTGTTACCATAACGAATATTGGCACAGTGGCTATTAATTTAGGATTAAATTTCTTGCTAATACCTCGATTCGGTATGATAGGCTCTGCCTGGTCTGCTTTAATAAGCTTCCTGTTTTCATACCTCGCACAAACAATATGGGTTAAAAGAACATGCATCCATTTCGAATGGCACAGAATCTTAATTCCTCAACTCGTTTTCGCAGTGTTCCTTATTAGTAACAGTTTTTTTAAAATGCCAATATGGTCAAATTCTTTATTCATTCTCGTTTCAATTATAATTACGTATTACTTTCAATTAATCCCATTCGAGTATTTATACCGAAGATTGAAATCACTTGTAGGACTGAAAACCTAA
- a CDS encoding transglutaminase-like domain-containing protein, with protein MDTKWSILQLAFMLVCASSIAQDTINPAQFVGERWFGLYLNNNKVGFMQQALTIGEGGLVYFTEDGTFRMNMSGVQQEMQVHSVRTYAHSGELVAIDYKLVDILSTTEFHAKVENNQLKLVKTMAGQNVERYLPLPQEHLKDTLKFQLWMLKKPKVGEELTAFLFEPLYEQELICISTIAGIEERFLNGVPTKVYKINTKVNILNLEQTSYVTEKGLVLEDIAGEIFTMRLEPKEVATDIHYSNDVLVSNAAMIDKPIEKPRERETLKLILNGPLNDNHLFCDERQQIVQEEDHFVFTAKKVDPNSIPKMTLPIQEEEVKRWTQASSFVQSDHPEMIKTATEIISATTDAWEAVKKLCSWVKDNMRTSYSAQLTNALDVLKHREGDCTEHSLLFVGLARAIGIPAREVAGLIYVDYPKPGFYFHQWAKVWVGKWIDVDPTFNQPLVDVTHIKIGEGDIIEQIKLIPLVGRIKISTVD; from the coding sequence ATGGATACAAAATGGTCAATATTACAGTTAGCATTTATGCTGGTTTGTGCAAGTTCCATTGCCCAAGATACCATTAATCCAGCCCAGTTTGTAGGGGAACGCTGGTTCGGGCTATATCTTAACAATAATAAAGTAGGATTTATGCAACAAGCCCTTACTATTGGCGAGGGAGGCTTAGTCTATTTCACGGAAGATGGCACATTTCGCATGAACATGAGTGGAGTCCAACAGGAAATGCAGGTGCATTCTGTAAGGACATACGCCCATAGTGGAGAACTAGTCGCTATCGATTATAAGTTGGTAGATATACTCTCGACCACAGAATTCCATGCCAAAGTGGAAAATAACCAGCTAAAATTAGTCAAAACAATGGCAGGGCAAAACGTAGAACGCTACTTACCTCTACCACAAGAACACCTCAAAGATACCTTAAAATTTCAACTATGGATGCTTAAAAAACCAAAAGTGGGAGAAGAACTAACAGCCTTTCTATTTGAACCGCTCTATGAACAGGAATTGATTTGCATCTCCACTATCGCAGGAATAGAAGAACGATTCCTAAACGGCGTACCAACAAAGGTATACAAAATTAATACTAAGGTGAATATTCTTAACCTTGAACAAACCTCTTATGTCACGGAAAAAGGGCTCGTTTTAGAAGATATTGCTGGCGAAATCTTTACAATGCGATTAGAACCCAAAGAGGTGGCAACAGATATCCACTATAGTAATGACGTGCTTGTATCTAACGCTGCTATGATAGACAAGCCCATCGAAAAGCCTCGAGAACGCGAAACATTAAAACTCATCTTAAATGGTCCCTTAAACGACAACCATCTCTTCTGCGACGAACGCCAACAAATCGTTCAGGAAGAAGACCATTTCGTGTTTACAGCCAAAAAAGTAGACCCCAACTCCATACCTAAAATGACTCTGCCTATTCAGGAAGAGGAGGTTAAACGATGGACACAAGCAAGTAGCTTCGTTCAAAGCGACCATCCCGAAATGATTAAAACTGCAACAGAAATTATCAGTGCTACTACTGATGCATGGGAAGCTGTAAAAAAACTATGTTCATGGGTCAAAGATAATATGCGAACTTCCTATTCCGCACAGTTAACAAATGCCCTGGATGTACTAAAACACAGAGAAGGGGATTGCACCGAACACAGTCTATTGTTTGTAGGGCTGGCTCGAGCTATCGGCATTCCAGCACGAGAAGTAGCTGGACTTATTTATGTCGATTATCCTAAACCAGGATTTTACTTCCACCAATGGGCAAAAGTTTGGGTCGGAAAATGGATTGACGTTGACCCAACCTTTAACCAACCTCTGGTTGATGTAACACACATAAAAATAGGGGAAGGTGATATTATTGAGCAAATCAAACTTATACCCCTCGTCGGTAGAATCAAAATATCTACCGTAGATTAA
- a CDS encoding DUF1559 domain-containing protein, producing MRKKGFTLIELLVVIAIIGILAAILLPALARAREAARRSSCQNNLKQWGLVLKMYCNEAKGERFPPMCLTADARVDCTAFPFQPTGEIGIVAAGPNPKVIYPEYLTDLNIMFCPSDSAEKPGLQNNPVTNEPDTNIACDDAVRGMSIIDSSYNYVGYVLDLCDADGTDPLIDISGLATLIGASGITGLGPQQLVEAMLSILGAYLADPYNGARKVDEDISVTQGLGNGGQSTIYRLREGIERFLITDINNPAATNEAQSEVWIMADTIATDTGAYNHIPGGSNVLYMDGHVEFMRYQENGPAPVNGAVARVIGLILASTNLI from the coding sequence ATGCGTAAAAAAGGTTTCACACTCATTGAGCTGTTGGTCGTCATCGCCATTATTGGCATCCTTGCGGCAATTTTATTGCCAGCACTTGCAAGAGCGAGGGAAGCGGCGCGCAGAAGCAGTTGTCAGAACAACCTCAAGCAATGGGGATTGGTTCTTAAGATGTATTGCAACGAAGCGAAAGGAGAACGTTTTCCGCCAATGTGCTTAACAGCGGATGCTCGTGTAGATTGTACTGCTTTCCCATTTCAACCGACAGGTGAAATTGGGATTGTGGCTGCAGGTCCGAATCCAAAGGTTATTTATCCTGAATACTTGACAGACCTGAACATCATGTTCTGCCCATCGGATTCCGCGGAGAAACCAGGATTACAAAATAACCCTGTAACAAATGAGCCAGATACAAACATTGCTTGTGACGATGCGGTTCGTGGAATGTCTATCATTGACTCCAGCTATAACTATGTAGGCTATGTTTTGGATCTATGCGATGCGGATGGCACAGACCCGCTAATTGACATATCCGGATTAGCGACCTTAATTGGAGCAAGTGGTATTACAGGGCTGGGTCCACAACAATTAGTGGAGGCGATGCTCTCCATCTTGGGCGCATACTTAGCTGACCCATACAATGGAGCCAGAAAGGTTGATGAAGATATCAGTGTCACACAAGGTTTAGGGAATGGTGGACAATCAACTATATATCGGCTTCGTGAAGGTATTGAACGGTTCCTTATCACGGATATAAATAACCCAGCCGCAACGAATGAAGCCCAGAGTGAAGTCTGGATTATGGCAGATACAATAGCCACTGATACAGGTGCATATAACCATATCCCAGGTGGGTCAAATGTTCTATACATGGATGGACATGTTGAATTCATGAGGTATCAGGAAAATGGTCCAGCACCGGTTAATGGTGCTGTTGCTCGTGTGATAGGCTTAATTTTAGCTTCTACAAATCTGATTTAA
- a CDS encoding trypsin-like peptidase domain-containing protein, translated as MCLYNGLLRTGLLICCLLIFITFTVFSQDSISDSRRTAIVTAVEKASPAVVTINVVEYQPEDEVDAFFELFGFPIRKQEITSIGSGFIFTPNGYILTNYHVLENATKISSVTLSSGEKLNVEFIGADPRTDIAVLKAQGNNFPYIGLGDSENLYIGEWVIAIGNPFGSLMKDPRPTVSVGVVSAVHRKVSRSISGNTLYQDMIQTDAAINPGNSGGPLVNSKGDVIGINTMIISKTGGYQGISFAIPITRARRVAEELIKFGKRRDPWFGFKAESLDSIDPRLLHELGIPVKKGVFVTRILKESPAYKAGLRPGDVITEINQQLVEDPLDVDFINWDLFIGDPVEVKIVREGKVMTLKFTVQEVNEQ; from the coding sequence ATGTGTCTTTATAACGGTTTATTACGGACTGGATTATTAATTTGTTGTCTGTTAATATTCATTACTTTTACAGTCTTTTCTCAGGATAGCATAAGCGATTCAAGACGTACCGCTATCGTTACTGCAGTTGAAAAAGCATCACCAGCAGTTGTAACTATCAATGTTGTTGAATATCAGCCCGAAGATGAAGTTGATGCTTTCTTCGAGTTGTTTGGTTTCCCAATACGGAAACAAGAGATAACCTCTATTGGGAGTGGGTTCATTTTCACTCCGAATGGATATATCCTTACAAATTATCATGTTTTGGAAAACGCAACTAAAATAAGTTCTGTAACCCTTTCCAGTGGTGAAAAACTTAATGTCGAATTTATCGGGGCTGACCCGAGAACTGATATTGCTGTCCTGAAGGCACAGGGAAATAATTTTCCTTATATAGGATTGGGTGATTCAGAAAATTTGTATATTGGAGAGTGGGTTATTGCTATTGGTAATCCTTTTGGCTCTTTGATGAAAGACCCAAGACCCACGGTTAGTGTCGGTGTCGTTTCAGCAGTTCACCGCAAAGTAAGCCGAAGCATTTCAGGAAATACATTGTATCAAGACATGATACAGACAGATGCAGCGATTAATCCAGGTAATAGCGGAGGTCCATTAGTAAATAGTAAAGGCGACGTTATTGGTATTAATACCATGATAATCTCCAAAACGGGGGGCTATCAAGGAATAAGCTTTGCTATTCCTATAACCCGAGCAAGACGTGTAGCAGAAGAATTGATTAAATTCGGCAAACGTCGGGACCCTTGGTTCGGTTTTAAGGCGGAGTCTTTAGATTCAATTGACCCGAGACTTCTCCATGAACTCGGTATTCCAGTTAAAAAAGGTGTATTTGTTACGCGCATCTTAAAAGAAAGTCCAGCTTATAAAGCAGGCTTACGCCCAGGCGATGTTATTACCGAGATAAACCAGCAACTGGTTGAAGACCCATTGGATGTCGATTTTATTAACTGGGATTTGTTCATTGGAGACCCCGTAGAGGTAAAAATTGTTCGGGAGGGCAAAGTAATGACCCTGAAATTCACAGTTCAGGAAGTAAATGAACAGTGA